The Dethiosulfovibrio peptidovorans genome contains the following window.
AGTTCTCGGTACGCTAGAGCTCCCCGACAGGCTTCCTGGTAGTAACTTACGGGCTTGCCATAGCTTGGAGATTCGGAGAGGGTTACATTTCTCGGGATAATCGTCTGGAAGACAGCGTCGCGAAATCCCTCTCTAACCTCCGCGACAACATCATTGGCTAGCCTTGTTCGACCATCGTACATGGTGAGAACCACACCGTCGATACTCAGGGTTTTGTTCAGGTGCTGACGCACCAAGTTAACCGTCTGGGCCAGTTGTCCGACGCCCTCTAGGGCATAGTATTCGCATTGGATCGGTACCAGGAGTCGGTCAGCGGCGACGAGAGCGTTGATCGTCAAAAGTCCTAAAGAGGGGGGGCAGTCAACAATAGCCACATCGAAACGATTTTTCAGAGGGTCTAAGGCATTTTTCAGCCGAGACTCCCTGCTAATGGCCGAGGAAAGCTCAACTTCAGCTCCAGCGAGGTTGATCGTGGCGGGAATCAGAGAGACGCCCTTCCAGGGAGTCATGATTACCGTGTTTTCTGCCGGTTCATCGTCGATGAGAATATCGTAGAGGCTTTTTGATTGACTACTTTTTTCATAACCTAAACCGCTGGAGCAGTTGCCTTGAGGATCCCCATCGATGACCAGGGCCGAGCATCCTTGAAGTCCCAGTTCCGCTGCCAGGTTGATACAGCACGTGGTCTTGCCAACGCCTCCCTTTTGATTTGTAACGGCTATTGTAATCATTATTTTGCCTCCCACCAGTGTTTTTTTGTCGCTCTGCCAGGACGTCTCGGGTACGTTCTCGGGCAGGGTGTCGTTTTCTTGAATATGACGAAAACTCCATCTTTATCTCCGTTTCGATAGGGGAACGTCGTCGGAGGAGTAAGCCCGAGACGATCCCACCGGTTACCTACAACGTCCAGTTCCATTTGGTATTTAGGTCCCTTGAAAGCCAACAGGGATCCTTCGATCTGGATAAGGGGTGCCAGATATTCGGCGACGACACCTATCTCGCTTACTCCCCGGGCTGTAGCCAAATCGAAAGATTCTCTATGCTTCTCAGCCAGTTCCTCTGAGCGGCATCGTCGAATCTGAACGTTTTTGAGATCCAGTTCGAGCACCATACCCTTGAGGGCCTCGGTCTTTCGTTGTTGGCTCTCTACGAGCGTTATTTGAAGATCGGGGCGACAGATAGCCCAGACGATACCGGGCAAACCTCCGCCGCTGCCCACGTCAACCACCGTACCTCTTGGGGGGAGGTGAGGAAGAGCATGAATGCAGTCGGTGATGTGGTCGTTCCAGATTATCGTATGGTCTTTGGGACCGGTCAATCTGGTTCGTTCCGTGGTCCATTGGGCAAGGATTTCTCCGTATCGGCGTAGTTGAATTTCTAATTTTGTCGGAATATTCGTGGGCCTCAGCGTGCCTTTCAATAACGTTTCCATAAGAGAACATCTCCTTTGACGTCCTAAGTTTTTTATTGGTCGTTCTCCTCCTCTGATGGAACGGAGATATTTTTTTCTACGATACGTCGGAATGCCCACCCGGCAAATCCAAGCCCTGTAGAGTGACGATAGAGACAGAGGACGCTTATACACTTTTTTTCCAGTCCTTTCACCGGTAAAGAGATGAGGCTCCCGTTCTTCAGATCCTCAATAACGGAACCGCGGTTGATGAAGGCAATTCCCACACCGATTTTTGCTAGGGCTCGAGCCACCTCCCGGCTGTTGACGAAAATACCTCTATACTGGTCGATCCTCTGTTCCACTAAGTATTCCTGAACGAAGGGGAAGAGGGAGCATTCTTTTTCGTACAGGATGAGTTGTCCCTGGTTAATATCGGATGGTGGAATGGTGTGTCGGTGAGCCCATGGGTGGCTTGGTGTCGCTACTAAGTTAATATGATCCTGGGTGATGGTAAAAACCTTGAGATCCTTCCCGTTGATCATTCGGATATTACCTTCCAGAAGGGCGATCTCTATGATCCCTTTTCTGAGCATTTCGTGAAGTTCCAGGTCGCTCCCCGTCAGAACGGTTATAGCTATCTCAGGATATTGGGATTGAAAACGGGCTATGAGCGGAGGGAGTATATGAGTTCCTACGTACGTTGAGACACCCAAAGCCAGTTTTCCGAACCTCAAGGCCTGCATCTCCTTAAGGCGATTGGGGATGGAGTCGGTTTTTTGAAGGACTTCCAAAGCCAGGGTGTACAGGGCGTTCCCTTCGGGGGTGAGGGAGAGGCTTCGTCCCTTTCGATTGAAGAGGGCGATATCGTATTCCTTTTCCAAAGCGGCGATGTGTTGGCTGACCGAGGGTTGGGAAAGATATATCTTTTCGGCGGTTTTGGTAAAGGATCCCTCTTCGACAAGGAGACAGAATGTCCGAAGGTGGTGTAGTGACATAATAAATCCCCTCCCTGAGATAATGATGACCTCTTGGGATCATTATATCCTTGGGAGGAGCAGTAAGGCTAATACATTGATAAAACCAATTTATTATATCAGATTTTATTGCTTGATCCTGATCGACCACGGTGTATTCTGGAGGCGGAGGTGATTGTCCGTGGACGCATCAAGGCGCGAGGAGCTTGTACAACTTTGTCAAGAGTTAATTCGGTACCCTAGCCCGTCGGGTAGGGAGGATAGGGTTGCCGATTTTCTCTGCGCCGTGATGACATCTTTGGGGTATGACGATCTCTGTGTAGATGGATATGGGAGCGTTATGGGTACTCTCCGGTTTGGATGCGAAAAAAGACCAGTCGTGCTCTTCGAGGCTCAGATGGACCACGCTGAGGAGGGCGATCCTGGGGAATGGCAGCAATATCCCTTTGGAGGAGTTTTGGAGAAGGGGCGGATATACGGTCGAGGTGCCACCGACCAAAAAGGTATATTAGCGGCTATGGTGCTCGCCCTAGCTTGGCTCAGGCAGGATATTTCAAAGGATCTCTCCGGAACCCTTGTTTTGGCTGCGATGGTTCATCAGGAAACCTTTGAGCGTGCGGCGTCCCGATTGGTAGCTGAGCAAGTTTGTCCTGACGGAGTTATCTCGGGAGAGCCTTCCGAATTGACCGTGGAGCGAGGGCAAAGAGGGAGGGCCTCCCTTGTCCTTGAGACCTTCGGTCGCATGGAACACAGCTCCATGGGGGATTGTAGCTCAGCCGAGCGTATGGTCGAGCTTGTCTCTTTTTTGAAGAACCGATACGTCCCGTTGAAGGATCCTTTTTTTGGTCCAAGCTCTCTGAATTTGACTAGTCTTCATTCCTTTCCTCTCGATGTACGAACGACCATGCCACTCCGCTGTCGAGCGACATTTGACCGACGGGTTCTTCCGGGAGAGACCAGAGAGAGTATCCTGAGAGATCTGCGTAATATAGTTGCTCAGGCTCAACTGGTTATCCCGAATTTGGACGTCCAGATTCACATGAATCGAGATGATGGTCGTTGTTATACCGGAGCAATGATTAGGTCAGAGGGTTTTGTACCGGCTTGGGAGATGAGTCCCGATGTTCCCTTTCTTCGGATGGTCCTTGATGGCGTCAGAGCGGCGGGGATTAAACCTGAGCTCTCTCAGCGGTCAGGGTTTGGGACCAACGGCTGTATCTACGGCGGAGACTTGGGGATCCCGACGGCGGTCTTCGGGCCCTCAAGAAGGGAGCTGGCTCATGTTGTAGACGAGTACATTGATGTGGAGCAATTGGTCCTGGGATGCGAGGGGTACTATGCCATCGCCAGGGAGTTATTGAGCCGAAAGGAGGACTTTCGTGGTGGGAGCTGTAACTGAGCTGCAATGTGCTCTCTGTGGTACAACGTACGATCCAGACCTTGACCGTATGACATGTCCCAAGTGCGGGATAGATGGAACCATGCATGTCTTATACGATTATGGGATCGTGGGCAAGCATCTGACCCGGCAGAGCCTAAAGGTCAACAGGGATCGTTCTCTGTGGCGATATCTGCCCCTGTTACCCCTGTCTGATCGCCGTTATATCCCGAACCTGCAGGTGGGATGGACGCCCCTGTACGAAAGCCGGAATTTGGCCAATCGATATGGGGTCAGGCGTTTGTTTGTCAAGGATGATGGTCGAAACCCTACAGCATCTTACAAAGATCGGGCGAGCTCGGTGGCCGTGGCGATAGCCAGGGAGCTGGGACGAGACACCGTTGCCTGTGCATCGACGGGGAACGCCGCCAGTTCCCTGTCGGGCTTTGCGGCTGTCGCTGGTCTCAAGAGCGTCATCTTCGTTCCTGAGGCGGCTCCGGCTGCCAAGGTCACACAACTCCTGGTCTACGGGTCCCAGGTCTATCTGGTCCAGGGAGATTACGAAGAAACGGTTAATTTGGCAATTCAAGCTATTGATGAACATGGATGGTACAATCGAAACTGTGCCATTAACCCTTATTTAGTTGAGGGTAAGAAAACCTGCGCCCTTGAGATCGCTGAACAAATGGACTGGGAGCTTCCTGATCGGGTGATTACCTCTGTGGGAGATGGCTGTATCATCAGCAGCCTGTATAAAGGATTCAAGGATCTCAAGGAAATCGGTCTGACGGATCGTATTCCTAAGGTCACCGGAATTCAGGCTGAAGGGGCCTGTCCGATCCATCGGGCTATTCAGTCCGGTGCCGATCGAGTCTCTTTCGAAGTGCCTGAGACCGTGGCTGACAGTATCTCCGTTGGAGCTCCCCGAAACTGGGTAAAGGCCTTGAACGCCATTCGAGGCAGTAACGGGACCACTCTGACCGTTTCGGACCGTCAGATACTGGACGCCATAACCGAGCTGGCTCAAAACACTGGGGTTTTCGCTGAACCAGCTGGGGTTACGGCCTTTGCTGGCTTTAAAGTTATGGCTGAACGGGATATGTTGGATTATGATGAGTCGGTGGTGGTTGTGGCCACCGGGAATGGCCTGAAAGACATCGTGAGTGCTCAAAAGGCGGTGTCGAAGCCCGTTACGGTGAGCCCCTCCATGGAAGCCTTTCGAGAGGCCATGACGTTTTATTTGGATTAGGAATTCGGATGCCTGGAAGACATCTTCGCCTCAGAGCGAAGAACACAAATACACTCAAAGGAGAGCCTGACCATTATGCCGTACAACCTAATTGATCTGACCGTTCACGAGGATAAGCTGAAAAACGCGGTGGAACGGGCCAAAGAAAGAAAGATCGCTATTCCGACCTTTGCCCAGATGAAGGATCCTTCCAGGGTTCCCCAGAGCATAACCGAGAAACTTCGGTCAGTGGGCCTCTGGGATGTGGATCCCCTGAATCTGTTTCGAATCACGTGGAGAAACGAACCGAAAAAGACGGGGGGACTCTTTGGCGGCGTCAACTTTGTCGAACTGCCCAAGTCCCTCACCGGTGTCGACGCTCGAATTTTAGCCTTGGTGGGCAAGTGGTTTCCTACGGGATCTCACAAGGTGGGGGCTACCTTTGGCTGTCTGGTGCCCCGACTGGTTACCGGTCAGTTTGACCCGATCAACCAGAAAGCCGTCTGGCCTTCGACGGGGAATTACTGCCGAGGCGGCGCATACAACGCCCAGCTTTTGGGATGCGAGTCCATAGCCATCCTCCCCGAGGGTATGAGTCGGGAGCGTTTTGAATGGCTTCAGAGAGTGGCTGGAGAGGTTATCGCTACCCCGGGGTCCGAGAGCAACGTGAAGGAGATCTTCGATAAAACCTGGGAATTGCGAACAACCCGAGACAACATCGTTATCTTCAACCAGTTCGATGAGATGGGAAACCATCTGTGGCACTACGTGGTGACCGGAAGCGCCATCGAGGACATGTTGAAGCAGGCGATGAGGAAAGGAGAGCGATACTTTGGTTGTGCCTTCACCACAGGGTCTGCCGGGACCATAGGCTGTGGTGATTACCTGAAAGAACTCTTCCCCGCCAGCATCATCGCTGCATCGGAGGCTCTCCAGTGTCCCACCCTCCTGTGGAATGGCTGGGGTGCCCACAGAATAGAGGGCATCGGTGACAAACATGTTCCGTGGGTTCACAACGTCAAGAATACCGACATGATCATCGACGTGGATGACGTTGACTCCATGGCCTGGATCCGCTTGTTCAACGAACCTGCCGGTCAGGCGTATCTGAAAAAACAGGGTGTTCCCCGTGATTTAGTGGATTGTCTGGATCTGGTGGGTATCTCAGGAGCGGCCAACATTATCTCCTGCATCAAGATGGCCAAGTACTACGAGCTGACCGATAAGGACGTCTTGGTTACGGTCCTCACCGATTCCATGGAGCTCTACCAATCCCGACTTCTGGAGATGGAGGAGGAGTTCGGTCCTTACGGCGAGACAGATGCCGCCGTGGATTACAACCGCCACGTTCTGGGACTCTCGGTGGACTACATGCAGGAACTTTCCTACAGGGACAAAAAACGAGTTCACGACCTGAAGTACTACACCTGGGTAGAACAACAAGGTAAGGACATGAGCGAGCTGGACGCTCAGTGGTACGATGCAGAGAATTACTGGAGTGAGATCCACGCAATGACTGAGAAGATCGATGAGAAAATCGAGGCTTTCAACGAGCGGACCGGTCTCCTGAAATAACAGGAGGGGAGCGATTTTGACCTCTTTTTGGTGGGCGCTCGGATGTGAAGAGGGGCCGGAGCCAAATTTGAGACTTTCTTTGGGGCAATGAGTTGTTGGAACGCTTGGCTCTTGCCCCATCATCTGTCCAAAAAAGAGAGCGAAGGGGTTGACTATTATTGATCGTCTTGTCGGCGATTCTTTGGCGGATTCGTGGTGTCGACGGAGCCTGCACGGCTGTGTACAAGCTTTCAGGCCTGTCGTTCGGGTGAGTCGAGCTGACTGAATCAATGGTGAAGTGCTCTGGAGAGATATTTTCTCAGAAGGAGGTGGTAGCTCAGTTGACGAGGGAAAAGTTCCATACTTCCCGTTCGGATCAAGAGAGCATTTAAATCCGGGGTTTGTGGCTTCGAAGATTTTGTGGCTTCGAAGATGATGTGGAAAGACAGGCGAAAAGGGAGGTACGAAGAATGAGACGAGCTTTGACGATACTGACGATGTGGGTATTTTTGGTCACTGTGGGAACCTCGGCTTGGGCTGGCCCCAAGATTCTGAAGTTGGCCCATCTAAATCCTCAACAACCTTTTGAGAACGCCACCGGAGCTATGGCGGCCGTGTTTAAGAGCATGGTAGAAGCTGGAACCAACGGGTCGATCAAGGTACAGATCTTCCCCGCCGGTCAGTTGGGCAACGAGCGGGAAAGCATGGAGCAGGTTAAGATCGGGGTTATCCAAAGTTACATCGCCTCAGCCGGTGGCATGGCCCCCTTCTACCCCCTGTACGGTGTGCTGGATATCCCCTTCGCCGTGCCCAACTATGCTGTGGCCTGGAAAGTCTTCGACGGCCCATTTGGCGATTTTCTCAAAAAAGATATTCACAAGGTAACGGGTTTCCACGTTTTGGGCTTTGGTGAGGCCGGAGGGTTTTTCCAGCTTACCAACAGTGTCCGCCCCATCAAGACGGTTGAGGACATGAAGGGGCTGAAGATGCGGACAATGACTTTGCCAACCCACCAAAATCTCATGAAGACCTACGGAGCTGCTGCTACGCCCATTGCGTGGGCTGAGGTATATACGGCTCTCCAGACCGGGGTGGCCGACGGTCAGCATAATCCCATCCCCATCATCCTCCTCGGTAAGCTCTTCGAAGTTCAGAAGTATCTCACTCTGACGAACCATATCTACAGCACGTACTGTTGGGTTATGAACGACGATTTCTGGAAAGGACTGAACAAACACGAACGGAGCGTTGTGAACGCATCCGCCATGACCGCCATCGTGGCAGGTCGAGGGCTCAATCGGATCATTGAGGGATCCGACCGGGGACTGCCCACCCTGATCGAGAAAGGTATGGAGGTAAACACCCCCACGCCGGAAGCCATGACGGCTTTCAGGAGCATGGGTGTCGAGTCTGCCATGGCATTCATCAAGGAGGCCTTTGGCGACCAAGGTGTGGAGATAGCCAAGCGCTTCCTCAAGGCCATAGACGAGGCTAAGGGCGAGGCTGGCGTACAGTGAGCTTATGACTGACTTCAAGTACAGTGCCGACCGGGGATTTTACTCCCTGGTCGAGCGCTTCGGCAACAACCTGGAGCTATGGCTTCAGGTTCCGGTTCTCATCCTGGCCGTGATCATGACGGTCTCAGTCCTCTTAGGTGTTCTCTTCCGGTATGTGTTTCAATCCCCCTTGGGTTGGAGCGAGGAATTCTCCCGCTATGTCATGATATGGATGGCCCTGCTCTCCGTGGCTCTCTGTATCTGGAGGCAGGAACACGTGGGGGTCACCATGTTTGTCAAGAAACTTCCCCGCTCTTTAGCCAAAGGGGTTATCTTTGCCTCCAACGGTCTTAATTTGGCTTTCCTGTCGGTTCTGATGATCTACGGTTTTCAGATGGCCCAGCGGGGTAAAGCCCAGATCGCCACGGGTTTAGGAACTAGCATGGAGTGGTGGCTCATGTCGGTTCCCGTGAGTGCGGGGATCTGTATGGTCATGCTGATCTGTAAAATGATCCTGGATATTCGTCGGACCGATCTGGACGAGATGCTCATGTCCGAGGAGCTTGTGGATGCTGTAAAGCGAGAGGAAGGCCTCGACTTCTAGTCGAGCGGGAGGGAAGAAGGGATGACAGGATTTCTCAGCACGGCCTTTGTCGTATTGATCCTTGTCGGTATGCCTATCGGATTTGTCCTTGGTGTCGCTGCCATGATGGGTATGATCAAGATGGGGGGCGGGACCATTCTCAACTTGGTTCCCCAGCGGTATTTCGCAGGGGTGGACATGTTTACCCTCATGGCCATGCCCTTCTTTATCCTGGCCGGGGAGATCATGAACAAGACGGGGATCACTCGGAGGCTGGTGGCTTTCAGCAACATCCTGGTAGGGCATCTTCAGGGCGGTCTGGCTCACGCAAATATCGTGGCCTCCATTTTTTTCGCTGGTATCACCGGAGCTGCGGTAAGCGACACGGCGGCCATCGGCTCTATGCTCATCCCAGCCATGGTAGATGAGGGATATGATAAGGATTTCTCGGCGGCAGTGACGGCGGCATCCTCCATCATCGGTCCTACCATCCCGCCGTCGAACATCATGGTCATATACGGAGCCTTCATGCAGGTTTCCATCGCAGGTCTCTTCATGACTGGCCTGATTCCTGGCCTCATCCTGGGTCTGGCTCTTATGATTCTCACCGCCCGGATCGCCAAGCGGCGTGGTTATCCTGTGGGCGAGCAGCGGGCCAGCGTGAAGGAGATGCTTGTGGGTCTCAAGGACGCTGCCGTGGCACTCCTCATGCCTCTCATCATTCTAGGGGGCATCCTCTCGGGGATGTTTACCCCTACGGAGGCGGCTGCCGTGGCTGTGGCCTACGCCATGCTTCTGGGCTTCTTCGTCTATCGAAACCTCACGCTTCGAGACCTCGTACCCATCTTCCTCAAGATGGCGCGGACCACTGGGGTGGTCTTCCTCGTTATCGCTGCGGCGTCCATTCTGGGCTGGGTTTTGACCATCGAGCAGATACCCGAGAAAGTGGCTAGCTTCATGCTGAGCATCAGCGATAATCGATACGCGGTCATGGGGCTGATCCTGGTTCTTCTGCTCGCTGTGGGGATGTTCATGGACATCGCTGCAGCTTTGATTATCCTGGGTCCCATTCTCCATCCTCTGGCGGTGGAGCTGGGATATCATCCGTTGCACTTTGGGATCATCATGGTCTTGGCTCTGAACATCGCCTTGATGACGCCCCCGGTGGGAGCCTGTCTCTTTGTCGCCTGCGGCATCAGTAAGTTGACTTTGGAGCAGATCAGTCGGGAAATATGGCCCTTCATACTCGTTGAGGTAACGGTTCTGCTGATTATCACCTTTGTTCCGGCCATACCTTTAGCTCTTCCTCGATTTATGGGGCTGGTTGGCTGACGACAGGCAGAGAAATTTTTGCTGAAAGAGAGGCGGTATAGGTGAACATTCCATTCAAGAAAGTCCTCGCCAAGGCGGAGGAATATAAAGGCGACATGGCCTGTTTTCTTCGGGACATGATCTCCATCCCCAGCGAAAGCTGCGAGGAAAAGAAAGTCATTTATCGGATCAAAGAGGAGATGGAAAAGGTCGGATTCGACCGGGTTGAGATCGACCCCATGGGGAACGTTTTAGGATACATAGGTCACGGCAAGCACCTGGTTGCCATGGATGCTCACATCGACACGGTAGGTGTGGGTGAGATCAAGAACTGGACCTTTGATCCCTATGGGGGCATGGAGGACGGCGACGTCATCGGCGGCCGGGGAGGCAGCGACCAGGAGGGTGGCATGGCCGCGATGGTCTATGCCGGTAAGATCATCAAAGATCTGAGCTTAGAGGACGACTACACCTTTCTGGTTACCGGTACTGTCCAGGAGGAAGACTGTGACGGTCTATGCTGGCAGTACATCATCCAAGAGAGCAAGATTCGCCCCGAGTTCGTGGTGAGCACGGAGCCCACGGATTGTCGTATCTACCGGGGACACCGGGGGCGTATGGAGATCAAGGTGGAGACTCACGGGGTCAGTTGTCATGGTTCGGCTCCTGAGCGGGGAGAGAACGCTATCTACAAGATGGCCCCTATCATCATGGAGCTTCGGGCTCTCCACGAGAACCTGAGGAGCGACGACTTTCTGGGCAAGGGCAGTCTGACCATTTCCCAGATTTACCACACGTCTCCGTCCCGCTGTGCCGTAGCGGATGGATGTACCATATCTATCGACCGGCGGCTTACATGGGGCGAGACCTGGGAGGAGGCTCTTCAGGAAGTTCGGAACCTGCCGGCGGTGAAGGAGGCCAAAGCCGAGGTCTCCCTGTACTCCTACGACAGGCCGTCCTGGACTGGTCTTGAGTATCCTATCGAGTGCTACTTCCCGTCCTGGAAGGTTGAGGAGGACCATCCGGCGTGTCAGACCCTCGTTGAGGGCTACCGGAATCTCTTCAAAAACGAGCCCGTTGTGGATAAGTGGACCTTTTCCACCAACGGCGTCTCCATTATGGGGCGCCACGGCATTCCTGTGATCGGATTCGGTCCCGGAAAAGAGGAAGAGGCTCATGCACCCAACGAAAAAACCTGGAAGAGCCATCTGGTAACCTGTGCCGCACTGTACGCTGTGATCCCATCGCTGTATGTGGATAAATATTGCTCCAAAATAAACTGAGAAAAAGGGAGACAGAGGACATGAACACCATCTTTCGAGGCAAGCATTTCATCACCCTAGACGAGTGGACCAAGGAGGAGATAGATACCCTCATGGCGGTATCGAAGGATCTGAAAATCGCCTTCGCTGTTGGG
Protein-coding sequences here:
- a CDS encoding C4-dicarboxylate ABC transporter permease yields the protein MTGFLSTAFVVLILVGMPIGFVLGVAAMMGMIKMGGGTILNLVPQRYFAGVDMFTLMAMPFFILAGEIMNKTGITRRLVAFSNILVGHLQGGLAHANIVASIFFAGITGAAVSDTAAIGSMLIPAMVDEGYDKDFSAAVTAASSIIGPTIPPSNIMVIYGAFMQVSIAGLFMTGLIPGLILGLALMILTARIAKRRGYPVGEQRASVKEMLVGLKDAAVALLMPLIILGGILSGMFTPTEAAAVAVAYAMLLGFFVYRNLTLRDLVPIFLKMARTTGVVFLVIAAASILGWVLTIEQIPEKVASFMLSISDNRYAVMGLILVLLLAVGMFMDIAAALIILGPILHPLAVELGYHPLHFGIIMVLALNIALMTPPVGACLFVACGISKLTLEQISREIWPFILVEVTVLLIITFVPAIPLALPRFMGLVG
- a CDS encoding peptidase M20 — protein: MDASRREELVQLCQELIRYPSPSGREDRVADFLCAVMTSLGYDDLCVDGYGSVMGTLRFGCEKRPVVLFEAQMDHAEEGDPGEWQQYPFGGVLEKGRIYGRGATDQKGILAAMVLALAWLRQDISKDLSGTLVLAAMVHQETFERAASRLVAEQVCPDGVISGEPSELTVERGQRGRASLVLETFGRMEHSSMGDCSSAERMVELVSFLKNRYVPLKDPFFGPSSLNLTSLHSFPLDVRTTMPLRCRATFDRRVLPGETRESILRDLRNIVAQAQLVIPNLDVQIHMNRDDGRCYTGAMIRSEGFVPAWEMSPDVPFLRMVLDGVRAAGIKPELSQRSGFGTNGCIYGGDLGIPTAVFGPSRRELAHVVDEYIDVEQLVLGCEGYYAIARELLSRKEDFRGGSCN
- a CDS encoding C4-dicarboxylate ABC transporter permease — protein: MTDFKYSADRGFYSLVERFGNNLELWLQVPVLILAVIMTVSVLLGVLFRYVFQSPLGWSEEFSRYVMIWMALLSVALCIWRQEHVGVTMFVKKLPRSLAKGVIFASNGLNLAFLSVLMIYGFQMAQRGKAQIATGLGTSMEWWLMSVPVSAGICMVMLICKMILDIRRTDLDEMLMSEELVDAVKREEGLDF
- a CDS encoding C4-dicarboxylate ABC transporter substrate-binding protein, whose amino-acid sequence is MRRALTILTMWVFLVTVGTSAWAGPKILKLAHLNPQQPFENATGAMAAVFKSMVEAGTNGSIKVQIFPAGQLGNERESMEQVKIGVIQSYIASAGGMAPFYPLYGVLDIPFAVPNYAVAWKVFDGPFGDFLKKDIHKVTGFHVLGFGEAGGFFQLTNSVRPIKTVEDMKGLKMRTMTLPTHQNLMKTYGAAATPIAWAEVYTALQTGVADGQHNPIPIILLGKLFEVQKYLTLTNHIYSTYCWVMNDDFWKGLNKHERSVVNASAMTAIVAGRGLNRIIEGSDRGLPTLIEKGMEVNTPTPEAMTAFRSMGVESAMAFIKEAFGDQGVEIAKRFLKAIDEAKGEAGVQ
- a CDS encoding YgeY family selenium metabolism-linked hydrolase; the encoded protein is MNIPFKKVLAKAEEYKGDMACFLRDMISIPSESCEEKKVIYRIKEEMEKVGFDRVEIDPMGNVLGYIGHGKHLVAMDAHIDTVGVGEIKNWTFDPYGGMEDGDVIGGRGGSDQEGGMAAMVYAGKIIKDLSLEDDYTFLVTGTVQEEDCDGLCWQYIIQESKIRPEFVVSTEPTDCRIYRGHRGRMEIKVETHGVSCHGSAPERGENAIYKMAPIIMELRALHENLRSDDFLGKGSLTISQIYHTSPSRCAVADGCTISIDRRLTWGETWEEALQEVRNLPAVKEAKAEVSLYSYDRPSWTGLEYPIECYFPSWKVEEDHPACQTLVEGYRNLFKNEPVVDKWTFSTNGVSIMGRHGIPVIGFGPGKEEEAHAPNEKTWKSHLVTCAALYAVIPSLYVDKYCSKIN
- a CDS encoding chromosome partitioning protein ParA; protein product: MITIAVTNQKGGVGKTTCCINLAAELGLQGCSALVIDGDPQGNCSSGLGYEKSSQSKSLYDILIDDEPAENTVIMTPWKGVSLIPATINLAGAEVELSSAISRESRLKNALDPLKNRFDVAIVDCPPSLGLLTINALVAADRLLVPIQCEYYALEGVGQLAQTVNLVRQHLNKTLSIDGVVLTMYDGRTRLANDVVAEVREGFRDAVFQTIIPRNVTLSESPSYGKPVSYYQEACRGALAYRELSEEVSQRWLNVDH
- a CDS encoding pyridoxal-5-phosphate-dependent protein subunit beta; protein product: MPYNLIDLTVHEDKLKNAVERAKERKIAIPTFAQMKDPSRVPQSITEKLRSVGLWDVDPLNLFRITWRNEPKKTGGLFGGVNFVELPKSLTGVDARILALVGKWFPTGSHKVGATFGCLVPRLVTGQFDPINQKAVWPSTGNYCRGGAYNAQLLGCESIAILPEGMSRERFEWLQRVAGEVIATPGSESNVKEIFDKTWELRTTRDNIVIFNQFDEMGNHLWHYVVTGSAIEDMLKQAMRKGERYFGCAFTTGSAGTIGCGDYLKELFPASIIAASEALQCPTLLWNGWGAHRIEGIGDKHVPWVHNVKNTDMIIDVDDVDSMAWIRLFNEPAGQAYLKKQGVPRDLVDCLDLVGISGAANIISCIKMAKYYELTDKDVLVTVLTDSMELYQSRLLEMEEEFGPYGETDAAVDYNRHVLGLSVDYMQELSYRDKKRVHDLKYYTWVEQQGKDMSELDAQWYDAENYWSEIHAMTEKIDEKIEAFNERTGLLK
- the thrC gene encoding threonine synthase, encoding MGAVTELQCALCGTTYDPDLDRMTCPKCGIDGTMHVLYDYGIVGKHLTRQSLKVNRDRSLWRYLPLLPLSDRRYIPNLQVGWTPLYESRNLANRYGVRRLFVKDDGRNPTASYKDRASSVAVAIARELGRDTVACASTGNAASSLSGFAAVAGLKSVIFVPEAAPAAKVTQLLVYGSQVYLVQGDYEETVNLAIQAIDEHGWYNRNCAINPYLVEGKKTCALEIAEQMDWELPDRVITSVGDGCIISSLYKGFKDLKEIGLTDRIPKVTGIQAEGACPIHRAIQSGADRVSFEVPETVADSISVGAPRNWVKALNAIRGSNGTTLTVSDRQILDAITELAQNTGVFAEPAGVTAFAGFKVMAERDMLDYDESVVVVATGNGLKDIVSAQKAVSKPVTVSPSMEAFREAMTFYLD
- the rsmG gene encoding 16S rRNA (guanine(527)-N(7))-methyltransferase RsmG, yielding METLLKGTLRPTNIPTKLEIQLRRYGEILAQWTTERTRLTGPKDHTIIWNDHITDCIHALPHLPPRGTVVDVGSGGGLPGIVWAICRPDLQITLVESQQRKTEALKGMVLELDLKNVQIRRCRSEELAEKHRESFDLATARGVSEIGVVAEYLAPLIQIEGSLLAFKGPKYQMELDVVGNRWDRLGLTPPTTFPYRNGDKDGVFVIFKKTTPCPRTYPRRPGRATKKHWWEAK